The following proteins come from a genomic window of Amaranthus tricolor cultivar Red isolate AtriRed21 chromosome 14, ASM2621246v1, whole genome shotgun sequence:
- the LOC130800008 gene encoding AP-4 complex subunit epsilon-like, producing MEQLKTIGRELAMGSQGGFGQSKEFLDLVKSIGEARSRSEEDRIVLHEIETLKRRIIEPDIPKRKMKEFIIRLVYVEMLGHDASFGYIHAVKMTHDDNILLKRTGYLAVTLFLNDDHDLIILIVNTIQKDLKSDNYLVVSAALNAVCRLINEETIPAVLPQVVDLLNHPKEAVKKKAVMALHRFFQQSPSSVSHLVSNFRKKLSDNDPSVMGAALSPLFDLIKIDANSYKDLVGSFVSILKQVAERRLPKSYDYHQMPAPFIQIKLLKILALLGSGDKHASEQMYTVLGDLIRKADASSNIGNAVLYECVCCASVIHPSAKLLEAAADAISKFLKSDSHNLKYMGIDALGRLIKLSPEVAEQHQLAVIDCLEDPDDSLKRKTFELLYKMTKSSNVEVIVDRMIDYMININDSHYKTEIASRCVELAEQYAPSNQWFIQTMNKVFEHAGDLVNIKVVHNLMRLIAEGFGEEDDIVDGQLRLSAVESYLQIIGEPKLPSTFLQVICWVLGEYGTAYGKYSASYITGKLCDVAEAYSTNDTVKAYALTAIMKIYAFEKAAGRKVDMLPECQSLIEELSASHSTDLQQRAYELQAVIGLDAQVAESILPFDASCEDIEVDKNLSFLNGYVQQAIENGAQPYVSENQRSGIPNINNFLSQTQNAPSTHGLRFEAYEHPKPVEQPKPNLVSHVPSTELVSVPEPSYTRENHHVASVRPSSDAESNEIKLRLDGVQKKWGRSNYSSTSSTSSSSQNANGLSQRDAGAVSLKPHDTSYNYKKQQVEIDPEKQKLAASLFGSTSKAEKQTSSTSYKSTKASSRVEKSQETKAVAEVPPRAPPPPDLLDLGEPDNTSSSVIDPFTQLEGLLEQNPGASSTTTYNSSFVSSTKESDLMSLYGGVPMNTQPGFVDTSKDSELLFGSTNKNGDALQSQGSKGFNLKDALQKDALVRQMGVTPTSQNPNLFKDLFG from the exons ATGGAGCAGTTGAAGACCATTGGAAGGGAGCTCGCAATGGGATCCCAAGGAGGTTTCGGACAATCGAAAGAATTCCTAGATCTCGTCAAATCAATCGGTGAAGCTCGATCTAGGTCTGAAGAAGACCGCATCGTTCTTCATGAGATCGAAACCCTAAAACGTCGAATCATCGAACCGGATATCCCTAAAAGGAAGATGAAAGAGTTCATTATTCGTCTTGTTTATGTAGAGATGTTAGGTCATGATGCTTCTTTTGGATACATTCATGCTGTTAAAATGACTCATGATGATAATATACTCCTTAAACGAACTGGATACTTAGCTGTTACCCTTTTTCTCAATGATGATCATGATCTTATCATCCTCATTGTTAATACTATCCAAAAAGACTTGAAATCTGATAATTATCTTGTTGTTTCTGCTGCTTTGAATGCTGTTTGTCGATTGATCAATGAGGAGACTATTCCTGCTGTTTTGCCTCAAGTTGTTGACTTGCTTAATCATCCTAAAGAGGCTGTTAAGAAGAAGGCTGTTATGGCTTTGCATCGCTTTTTTCAGCAGTCACCTTCTTCTGTTTCTCATCTCGTCTCCAATTTCCGTAAG AAGCTATCTGATAATGATCCGTCCGTCATGGGTGCTGCACTTTCTCCTCTATTTGATCTGATTAAGATTGATGCAAATTCCTATAAGGATTTAGTTGGAAGCTTTGTGAGTATCCTAAAACAAGTAGCAGAAAGGAGATTGCCCAAAAGCTATGATTATCATCAGATGCCTGCTCCATTTATTCAG attaaattgttaaaaattCTGGCATTGCTGGGTAGTGGTGATAAGCACGCGAGTGAACAGATGTACACTGTTCTGGGTGACTTAATTAGGAAGGCTGACGCATCTAGCAACATTGGAAATGCTGTTCTATATGAATGTGTCTGCTGTGCATCTGTCATACATCCCAGTGCAAAATTATTGGAAGCTGCAGCTGATGCAATATCAAAGTTTCTGAAG AGTGATAGTCATAATTTGAAATACATGGGCATTGATGCACTTGGCCGACTGATCAAGCTAAGTCCAGAAGTTGCAGAACAACATCAGTTGGCAGTGATAGATTGCTTGGAG GATCCAGATGATTCCCTCAAGCGAAAAACATTTGAATTACTATACAAGATGACCAAGTCCTCTAATGTTGAAGTAATTGTTGATCGTATGATTGATTACATGATAAACATCAATGATAGTCATTATAAAACTGAAATTGCATCGCGGTGTGTTGAACTTGCTGAGCAATATGCCCCAAGTAATCAATGGTTTATTCAG ACGATGAACAAAGTTTTTGAGCATGCAGGTGATTTAGTAAACATCAAGGTGGTGCACAACTTAATGCGTTTGATTGCGGAGggatttggagaggaagatgataTTGTAGATGGTCAGCTGAGATTATCTGCT GTTGAGTCATATTTGCAAATCATTGGTGAGCCAAAGCTTCCGTCTACATTCCTTCAA GTTATTTGTTGGGTATTGGGTGAGTATGGAACTGCTTATGGGAAATATTCTGCTTCATACATTACTGGCAAGCTTTGTGATGTAGCAGAAGCTTATTCAACTAATGATACAGTCAAG GCTTATGCACTTACAGCTATTATGAAGATCTACGCATTTGAAAAAGCAGCAGGGAGAAAAGTGGACATGCTTCCTGAG TGTCAGTCACTAATTGAAGAACTGTCAGCATCCCATTCAACAGATTTGCAGCAGCGTGCATATGAACTGCAAGCAGTCATTGGTTTGGATGCTCAAGTTGCTGAAAGCATACTGCCTTTTGATGCAAGCTGTGAGGACATTGAG GTTGACAAAAACCTCTCATTCCTTAATGGCTATGTGCAACAAGCTATAGAAAATGGGGCTCAACCTTACGTGTCTGAGAATCAACGTTCTGGAATACCAAATATCAACAACTTTTTAAGCCAAACTCAAAATGCGCCATCCACTCATGGACTTAGGTTTGAGGCTTATGAGCATCCAAAGCCTGTCGAGCAGCCAAAGCCTAATCTGGTTTCACATGTGCCTTCAACAGAACTTGTCTCTGTGCCAGAGCCATCTTATACTAGAGAAAATCACCATGTTGCATCAGTAAGACCATCTTCTGATGCTGAATCAAATGAGATCAAGCTACGGCTTGATGGGGTCCAAAAGAAATGGGGAAGGTCGAATTATTCCTCTACGTCTTCTACTTCAAGCTCTTCGCAGAATGCTAACGGTCTTTCACAACGTGATGCGGGTGCTGTAAGCTTAAAACCTCATGATACTTCTTACAACTACAAAAAACAGCAAGTGGAAATCGATCCGGAGAAACAGAAACTTGCTGCTTCACTATTTGGTAGTACATCAAAGGCAGAGAAACAAACGTCTTCAACTAGCTATAAATCTACGAAAGCATCCAGTCGTGTTGAGAAATCCCAAGAAACAAAAGCTGTGGCAGAGGTACCACCACGAGCGCCTCCCCCACCTGATTTGCTTGATTTGGGTGAGCCTGATAACACAAGTAGTTCAGTTATTGATCCTTTCACACAGTTGGAAGGCCTTCTAGAGCAAAATCCCGGTGCATCATCTACAACTACATATAATTCTAGCTTCGTCAGTTCTACCAAAGAGTCAGATCTTATGTCACTCTATGGAGGTGTTCCGATGAACACGCAACCTGGCTTTGTGGATACTAGTAAAGATAGTGAACTTTTATTTGGGTCCACCAATAAAAATGGGGATGCCCTACAATCACAAGGAAGCAAGGGCTTTAATCTGAAGGATGCATTGCAAAAGGATGCATTGGTTAGGCAGATGGGTGTTACCCCAACTAGTCAAAATCCGAATTTGTTCAAGGACTTGTTTGGCTAA
- the LOC130800010 gene encoding dehydration-responsive element-binding protein 2E-like produces the protein MVLYSAYMNARRRRNNGYNSVAEILQKWKIHNQQLANSTINEPQKTLRKGPSRGSRKGCMPGKGGPQNLDCTFRGVRQRTWGKWVAEIREPINNTTNNTNQQTKRSRRLWLGTFSTAIEAALAYDEAAKAMYGSSAILNFPHQKEPEDHGSESTNQEGIKGSQGEDTKDGLMHLGGGNRLNLGFDYTQEWGMDSIDGNFGLKQQEDNYEFVDENNGLFYGDCWFHDKSCDGMMSTYKLQPTLSGSLGFDFTNSSDFLRPHTSNNTSFDALN, from the coding sequence ATGGTTTTATACAGCGCATATATGAATGCAAGAAGGCGACGCAACAACGGGTACAACTCAGTAGCAGAGATTTTACAAAAATGGAAGATCCACAATCAACAACTTGCTAATTCCACCATTAACGAACCTCAAAAAACACTCCGTAAGGGTCCAtcaagaggttctagaaaagggtGTATGCCTGGTAAAGGCGGTCCTCAAAACCTCGACTGCACCTTCAGAGGAGTCCGGCAAAGAACTTGGGGCAAATGGGTTGCCGAAATTCGTGAGCCCATCAACAATACAACTAATAACACTAATCAACAAACCAAACGAAGTAGAAGATTATGGCTTGGTACATTCTCTACTGCCATTGAAGCAGCTTTAGCTTACGATGAAGCAGCCAAAGCGATGTATGGTTCTTCCGCAATTCTCAATTTTCCTCATCAAAAAGAACCCGAAGATCACGGGTCAGAATCGACGAATCAAGAGGGAATCAAGGGTTCCCAAGGGGAGGATACGAAGGATGGATTAATGCATTTAGGTGGAGGTAATAGATTGAATTTAGGGTTTGATTATACCCAAGAATGGGGAATGGATTCTATTGATGGTAATTTTGGGTTAAAACAACAGGAAGATAATTATGAGTTTGTGGATGAGAATAATGGTTTGTTTTACGGTGATTGTTGGTTTCATGATAAATCTTGTGATGGTATGATGAgtacttacaagttacaacccACTTTAAGTGGTTCATTAGGGTTTGATTTCACCAATTCTTCTGATTTTTTAAGGCCACATACTAGTAATAATACCAGTTTTGATGCTTTGAACTAG
- the LOC130800011 gene encoding PRA1 family protein B4-like, giving the protein MASTAPPILPISTPQSTPATIPITSQSSDPPIATPAFRVFITRIHDQIKDGLAQRRPWIELVDRSAFSKPESITDATTRIRKNYSYFRVNYLAFIAVVLLFSLFSHPFSLLTLATLFAAWSFLYLFKPADRPVVMFGRTFSERETLGILVITSVFVVFLTSVGSVIMSALVVGAAIVCAHGAFRAPEDLFLDDQDSAAQSSGLLSFLGAAATSARV; this is encoded by the coding sequence ATGGCTTCCACAGCACCACCAATCCTCCCAATCTCCACCCCACAATCAACTCCCGCTACTATCCCCATCACATCTCAATCCTCCGATCCACCAATCGCCACCCCTGCATTCCGGGTCTTCATTACCCGTATCCATGACCAAATCAAAGACGGTTTAGCCCAACGTCGTCCATGGATTGAACTCGTAGATCGATCCGCTTTCTCTAAACCCGAATCCATCACCGACGCTACTACCCGGATTCGAAAAAACTACTCCTATTTTCGTGTCAATTACCTTGCCTTCATTGCAGTTGTTCTACTATTTTCCCTCTTCTCCCACCCCTTTTCTCTCCTAACCTTAGCCACACTCTTTGCCGCTTGGTCTTTCTTATACCTCTTTAAACCCGCTGATCGACCCGTTGTAATGTTTGGTCGAACATTTTCGGAGCGTGAAACTCTTGGAATCCTGGTTATTACGAGCGTATTCGTTGTTTTTCTCACCAGTGTTGGATCCGTTATTATGTCGGCTCTTGTTGTTGGCGCTGCCATTGTTTGTGCTCATGGTGCATTTAGGGCTCCTGAAGATTTGTTCCTTGATGATCAAGATTCTGCTGCTCAATCTTCTGGTTTGCTTTCCTTCCTTGGTGCCGCTGCTACTTCTGCTCGCGTTTGA
- the LOC130800013 gene encoding uncharacterized protein LOC130800013 produces the protein MNILWKSESWRWIVTKTRDSKPFFFTFAMVCGVIPGIVGYGVMQVTNSRNEKLESHLRNNSRPETRMMGEVNKERLAEYLAELQRKEDTNDRYVAALRGETLTRKPYVRIQPIPKQNPTEPTEK, from the exons ATGAATATACTGTGGAAGAGCGAATCATGGCGATGGATCGTAACAAAAACTCGGGATTCAAAACCATTCTTCTTCACTTTTGCAATGGTTTGTGGTGTTATTCCTGGTATTGTCGGCTATGGGGTTATGCAAGTCACCAACTCTCGTAATGAGAAGCTTGAGTCCCATCTTCGCAACAACTCTCGCCCTGAAACTAGG ATGATGGGAGAAGTAAACAAAGAGAGGCTTGCTGAATATCTAGCTGAACTGCAGCGAAAGGAAGACACAAATGATCGATATGTGGCTGCTTTGAGAGGGGAGACGTTAACTAGAAAACCGTACGTGAGGATACAACCCATTCCTAAGCAAAATCCTACGGAACCTACTGAGAAATAG